The Nitrospira sp. genome includes a region encoding these proteins:
- a CDS encoding IscS subfamily cysteine desulfurase, which translates to MKLPIFLDNHSTTPMDPRVLEAMLPYFVEKFGNAASRNHAFGWAAEEAVEEARKRIARLIKADTKEIVFTSGATESDNLALKGVLEMYKEKGTHIITSSTEHRAVLDTAKSLEAKGLATVTYLPVDKYGMVNPRDVQNAITDKTILISVMLANNEIGTINPIAEIGKIAKSKGILFHCDATQGVGKIPVDVQAMGIDLMSFSAHKIYGPKGIGALYVRKRNPRVRIAPQMDGGGHERGMRSGTLPVPLIVGFGKACELCEQEMTTEAARLTKMRDRLQTEIMAALEESYLNGHPTNRLPGNLNISFAYVEGESLLMGMKDIALSSGSACTSATLEPSYVLRALGVGTELAHSSIRFGLGRFNTDDEIDYTIKKVIEIVTKLREMSPLYEMAKEGVDLKSVQWAAH; encoded by the coding sequence TGCCTTACTTCGTTGAAAAATTCGGCAATGCGGCCAGCCGTAACCATGCCTTTGGCTGGGCGGCTGAAGAAGCGGTGGAGGAAGCTCGGAAACGGATCGCAAGACTGATCAAGGCTGATACTAAAGAAATCGTCTTCACCAGCGGCGCCACCGAATCGGACAACCTTGCCCTGAAGGGCGTCCTGGAGATGTACAAAGAAAAAGGCACCCACATCATCACGTCGTCCACGGAACATCGGGCCGTGCTCGATACCGCCAAGTCTCTGGAAGCCAAGGGCCTCGCAACCGTGACGTATTTGCCGGTTGATAAATACGGCATGGTGAATCCACGAGACGTGCAGAACGCCATCACCGACAAGACAATCCTCATCTCCGTCATGCTGGCGAATAACGAAATCGGGACGATCAATCCCATCGCGGAGATCGGGAAGATTGCCAAATCGAAAGGCATCTTGTTCCATTGCGATGCCACTCAAGGCGTCGGCAAAATCCCGGTCGATGTCCAGGCCATGGGGATCGACCTTATGTCGTTCTCAGCCCATAAAATTTATGGTCCTAAGGGGATCGGGGCCCTCTACGTCAGAAAACGAAACCCGCGCGTGCGGATCGCGCCCCAGATGGATGGCGGCGGGCATGAACGCGGCATGCGGTCCGGCACCTTACCTGTTCCGCTGATCGTCGGATTCGGAAAAGCCTGTGAGCTCTGCGAACAAGAGATGACGACAGAAGCGGCCCGGCTGACCAAGATGCGTGACCGGCTGCAGACCGAGATCATGGCGGCTCTGGAGGAAAGCTATCTCAACGGTCATCCGACGAACCGGCTGCCTGGCAATCTCAACATTTCTTTTGCGTATGTCGAAGGCGAGTCCTTACTCATGGGCATGAAAGACATCGCGCTCTCATCAGGGTCAGCCTGCACCTCGGCCACGCTGGAACCTTCATACGTCTTGCGTGCACTTGGAGTGGGGACCGAGCTCGCCCACTCGTCGATCCGCTTCGGCTTGGGCCGTTTCAACACCGATGACGAGATCGACTATACGATTAAGAAGGTTATTGAAATCGTGACGAAGTTGCGGGAAATGTCCCCGCTCTATGAGATGGCCAAGGAAGGGGTCGATCTGAAATCCGTTCAGTGGGCCGCGCACTAA
- the iscU gene encoding Fe-S cluster assembly scaffold IscU: protein MAYSDKVVDHFNNPRNMGSFKKDEEGVGTGMVGAPECGDVMKLQIKVQNDTIVDAKFKTFGCGSAIASSSLATEWLKGKTIEEAQQIKNTDIVQELNLPPVKIHCSVLAEDAIKAALADYQKKSDGQTSGTK from the coding sequence ATGGCATACAGCGACAAAGTCGTCGATCATTTCAACAACCCCCGTAACATGGGGAGCTTTAAAAAGGATGAAGAGGGTGTGGGCACCGGTATGGTGGGGGCGCCAGAGTGCGGCGATGTGATGAAGCTCCAGATCAAGGTGCAGAACGATACGATCGTCGATGCCAAGTTCAAGACGTTCGGCTGCGGATCAGCGATCGCCAGCTCAAGCCTGGCCACGGAATGGCTCAAGGGCAAGACGATCGAAGAAGCACAGCAGATTAAGAATACGGACATCGTCCAGGAGCTCAATCTGCCGCCGGTCAAGATTCACTGTTCGGTCCTCGCGGAAGATGCAATCAAAGCCGCATTAGCTGATTATCAGAAAAAATCTGACGGGCAAACGTCCGGCACCAAGTAA
- a CDS encoding iron-sulfur cluster assembly accessory protein encodes MDTTNIETQAPVITLTDAAVKEVKRLINVQGIEEGGLRLGVKGGGCSGLSYTINFDDKIGQYDQVYEINGVKVIVDAKSAIYLQGTQLDYQKDLMGGNFKFLNPNANKTCGCGESFSA; translated from the coding sequence ATGGACACGACGAATATAGAAACGCAGGCTCCGGTCATCACACTCACCGACGCTGCCGTGAAAGAGGTCAAGCGATTGATCAACGTGCAAGGGATCGAGGAAGGCGGCCTTCGCCTCGGCGTGAAAGGCGGTGGCTGTTCGGGCTTGAGCTACACAATCAATTTCGACGACAAGATCGGACAGTATGACCAGGTATACGAAATCAACGGGGTGAAAGTCATCGTCGACGCGAAAAGTGCGATCTATCTCCAAGGCACCCAATTGGACTATCAAAAAGACTTGATGGGGGGAAACTTTAAGTTCCTCAACCCCAACGCCAATAAGACCTGTGGCTGCGGAGAATCGTTCTCGGCCTGA
- the hscB gene encoding Fe-S protein assembly co-chaperone HscB, which produces MDQHTPESPRARGLQMARSMCWHCQSAVTGEYFCERCVKVQPVSKETDYFTCLGVPRRLMLDPKKLEAKFYELSRTFHPDFYQTKSSAEQTISLGNAAVLNTAYRTLRDPIQRAEYLLGLEAGSVKNIRTSPPADLFEEILELQDTLGDYRSSERDSQEGRDLRAALETEQRALEQRQQEMESQLHRLFTEWDQLQDRGEATSQARAERDQLLKQMRDLLSNRTYITSIVNDLAATIT; this is translated from the coding sequence ATGGATCAACATACACCAGAGTCGCCTCGAGCGCGTGGACTGCAGATGGCCAGGAGCATGTGCTGGCACTGCCAGTCTGCCGTCACGGGAGAATACTTCTGCGAACGGTGCGTCAAAGTCCAGCCGGTTTCGAAAGAGACCGACTACTTTACATGCTTGGGGGTTCCCCGACGTCTCATGCTTGATCCAAAGAAACTCGAGGCCAAGTTCTACGAGTTGAGCCGGACGTTCCATCCTGATTTTTATCAAACGAAAAGTTCGGCGGAACAAACAATCAGCCTCGGCAATGCCGCTGTCCTGAATACGGCCTATCGCACACTCCGTGACCCCATTCAACGAGCCGAATATTTATTGGGCCTCGAAGCCGGATCCGTGAAAAACATTCGAACGTCTCCTCCAGCCGACCTATTTGAAGAGATCTTGGAACTCCAAGATACGCTGGGCGACTACCGATCATCGGAACGCGATTCGCAGGAAGGTCGTGATCTTCGTGCCGCCCTTGAGACCGAACAACGGGCACTGGAACAACGCCAGCAGGAGATGGAATCTCAACTGCATCGACTATTTACAGAGTGGGACCAGTTGCAAGACCGTGGTGAAGCGACAAGTCAGGCGCGGGCAGAACGAGACCAGCTCCTGAAACAGATGCGTGATCTCCTCTCAAACCGAACGTACATCACCAGCATCGTCAACGACCTGGCTGCAACGATCACCTAA
- the dnaK gene encoding molecular chaperone DnaK translates to MARIVGIDLGTTNSLVAYMKDGQPCVVPDRNGRTMVPSVVALTDNGLIVGDSAKEHLTRNPERTVYSVKRFMGKGLADVQNELTHFPYTLTESGGVIRIRLGEKNYSPPQISAMILKELKLRAEAHLGESITKAVITVPAYFNDSQRQATKDAGLIAGLEVLRIINEPTAASLAYGLQKKTQGTIAVYDFGGGTFDISILKLKDGIFEVLATNGDTHLGGDDLDRLLVELFIGQIQERHGIDLTGYPDHVQAVRLEAERAKIRLSDDLTTTITIELPDDKGHFTRELTRNQLESLTIRVIERTLAPCRMALKDAGLTSKDIDEVVLVGGSTRMPLVRQRVEGLFGKAPHCYLNPDEVVALGAAVQADILSGGTTDMLLLDVTPLSLGIETMGGVMSSLIRRNTTIPASAKELFTTYVDGQTGVDIHILQGERELVKDNRSLARFRLKVPPLPAGVPRIEVTFLIDANGILNVTATDMRTGQSQSIEVKPSYGLSDAEVERMIEDSFKFAADDVNARKLIEARLDAEALLKTTEKSLVDAGHLITVSEAERIRTAVSQLGTAKDGTDPRTIRAQMAALEQAAKHLNVVMLDDSLKKSLQGKKVTEVT, encoded by the coding sequence ATGGCACGTATCGTTGGAATTGATCTCGGCACAACCAATTCGCTAGTCGCCTATATGAAAGACGGCCAGCCTTGCGTGGTCCCAGACCGCAACGGTCGGACGATGGTGCCTTCGGTTGTTGCCTTGACGGACAATGGGTTGATTGTCGGAGATTCAGCCAAAGAACACTTAACGCGGAATCCAGAGCGGACGGTATATTCCGTCAAGCGATTCATGGGGAAGGGGCTGGCCGATGTCCAAAATGAGCTGACCCACTTCCCCTACACACTCACGGAATCCGGTGGAGTGATTAGAATTCGGCTTGGTGAAAAAAACTATTCACCGCCACAGATCTCCGCCATGATCCTCAAGGAGTTAAAGCTGCGGGCAGAGGCGCACCTCGGAGAGAGCATTACAAAAGCCGTCATTACCGTTCCGGCCTACTTCAACGATAGCCAGCGGCAGGCCACGAAAGATGCGGGTCTCATTGCCGGCCTCGAAGTGCTACGCATCATCAATGAGCCGACCGCGGCCTCACTCGCTTATGGACTTCAGAAGAAAACACAGGGCACGATCGCGGTCTATGACTTCGGCGGCGGCACCTTCGATATTTCAATCTTGAAGCTCAAAGACGGCATCTTCGAGGTACTGGCGACGAATGGCGATACGCACCTAGGAGGAGACGATCTCGATCGGCTGCTGGTCGAGCTGTTCATCGGACAAATCCAAGAACGGCATGGGATCGACTTGACTGGGTACCCTGACCATGTGCAGGCCGTTCGATTGGAAGCAGAGCGAGCCAAGATTCGCCTTTCTGATGATCTCACAACCACAATCACCATCGAACTGCCAGACGACAAGGGACACTTCACTAGAGAATTGACACGCAATCAGCTTGAGTCTTTGACGATACGTGTAATTGAACGGACCTTAGCACCCTGCCGCATGGCGCTTAAAGATGCCGGACTCACTTCAAAAGACATCGACGAAGTGGTCTTGGTGGGTGGCTCCACTCGCATGCCATTGGTTCGCCAACGTGTCGAGGGGCTATTTGGAAAGGCGCCGCATTGTTACTTGAATCCGGACGAAGTCGTCGCACTCGGCGCCGCCGTACAAGCCGATATTCTGAGCGGGGGGACGACGGACATGCTGTTGTTAGATGTGACGCCCCTTTCGCTCGGCATCGAAACGATGGGTGGTGTCATGAGCAGTTTGATCCGCCGGAATACCACGATTCCAGCAAGCGCCAAGGAACTGTTCACAACGTATGTCGACGGACAGACTGGTGTGGATATTCATATTCTTCAAGGCGAGCGCGAGCTCGTCAAAGATAACCGGAGTCTGGCACGATTCCGACTGAAAGTGCCGCCTCTTCCGGCCGGCGTCCCGCGTATCGAGGTAACCTTTCTGATCGATGCCAACGGCATCTTGAATGTTACGGCAACCGATATGCGAACCGGTCAGAGCCAGTCGATCGAAGTCAAACCTTCCTATGGGCTTTCTGACGCGGAAGTGGAGCGGATGATCGAAGACTCGTTCAAGTTTGCCGCCGATGATGTCAATGCTCGGAAATTGATCGAAGCCCGATTGGACGCCGAGGCCTTGCTGAAGACGACCGAGAAGTCGCTAGTGGATGCAGGACACCTGATCACAGTGAGCGAGGCCGAGCGTATTCGAACCGCAGTCTCTCAACTGGGGACAGCGAAAGACGGTACGGATCCCCGTACCATCCGTGCACAGATGGCAGCACTCGAACAGGCAGCAAAACATTTGAACGTGGTCATGCTGGACGATTCGCTTAAGAAAAGTCTGCAAGGGAAAAAAGTCACCGAGGTGACATGA
- the iscX gene encoding Fe-S cluster assembly protein IscX — protein MDLKWQDAENIAIRLVEEHPETDPLTVRFTDMHAWIVALPDFKDDPKKSNEKILETIQMAWHEEYQESKS, from the coding sequence ATGGATTTGAAATGGCAGGACGCCGAAAATATCGCCATCCGGTTGGTTGAAGAACACCCTGAGACGGATCCGTTGACCGTACGTTTCACCGATATGCATGCCTGGATCGTGGCACTACCCGATTTCAAAGATGATCCCAAGAAATCGAACGAAAAGATTTTAGAAACGATCCAGATGGCGTGGCATGAAGAGTATCAAGAGTCGAAATCGTAA
- a CDS encoding PBP1A family penicillin-binding protein, which translates to MPNDGRLIRRNQEQPRRLRRWQVIVLGVMAAMIVGATTVAGVIWHFAQDLPSLDLLQNYQPSLVTTVYSDDRQPIGQFFIERRILTPLADIPKTLTQAVIATEDARFFEHPGLDYVGMLRAAWTNIRHGGKKVEGASTITQQLARSLFLSSERSYERKIRELILAYKMEAVSGKEQILETYLNQIYFGQGAYGVGSAARSYFDKDIRTLTLAESAFLAGLPKSPSKFSPFTAYDLAKKRQEHVLARMEEVGFITSAEREAAVRDKLNFHRPGSEHLAPYFVEYVRQLLVAKYGESMVYKGGLQIYTTLNLEMQRAAEAAFLNGVRELDKREGWRGPKRTVDIATFQPSDLASGEQLLKAGYVGEGVVLKTTKDHYLVQVGPFTGKLAFDDMAWAKRILKGPDPTVDFVVNPNVKQLLKPGDVIEIGVKKLTKDGVLLSLEQTPIVEGGLIAIDPKSGTIRAMVGGYDFSRSEYNRAVQAHRQPGSAFKPLIYATAMSQGLSPATQILDAPVVYEQEEEDKTWKPENYGRKFHGMVSLRDALAQSHNLATVRLLDKVGVKNVIEFSRAVGITSLLPADLSLGLGTSSLSLVELTSVYGVFLNQGSRVEPFAIRTVKDNTGKTLESTEPESHEVISKETAYLITNMMEDVVQKGTGQAAKTLGRPIAGKTGTTNDYINAWFIGGTPNLVTGVYVGFDDRRSLGESETGARSALPIWTAFMREALKQLPIVPFEIPDGVTFVKVDSSTGLLEADQDGDGQSGTVELFAKGSEPTQAVQRRLDPTDFYKLDQIPEGQPTGDTDQ; encoded by the coding sequence ATGCCGAACGACGGTCGATTGATTAGAAGAAATCAGGAACAGCCACGTCGTCTGCGCCGATGGCAAGTCATCGTGCTTGGTGTGATGGCTGCCATGATCGTGGGTGCCACGACGGTTGCGGGGGTCATTTGGCATTTTGCCCAAGATCTACCCTCGCTCGATCTGCTCCAAAACTATCAACCGAGTTTGGTCACGACCGTCTATTCAGATGATCGTCAGCCGATCGGCCAATTCTTCATTGAGCGTCGCATTCTCACCCCGCTGGCCGACATTCCGAAGACCTTAACGCAAGCGGTCATCGCGACGGAAGACGCGCGGTTCTTTGAGCATCCGGGATTGGATTATGTCGGCATGTTGCGTGCCGCCTGGACGAACATTCGGCATGGGGGAAAGAAGGTCGAAGGCGCCAGTACGATCACGCAACAATTGGCCCGGTCGCTGTTCTTGTCGTCGGAACGCTCCTATGAGCGAAAAATTCGCGAGCTGATCTTGGCGTACAAGATGGAAGCTGTGTCGGGGAAAGAACAGATTCTTGAGACCTATCTAAACCAGATCTACTTTGGTCAGGGGGCCTATGGTGTTGGATCGGCGGCACGCTCCTATTTTGACAAGGACATTCGAACGCTGACCCTGGCTGAATCGGCCTTCTTGGCAGGGCTCCCGAAATCACCCAGCAAGTTTTCTCCCTTCACTGCGTATGATTTGGCGAAGAAGCGGCAGGAGCATGTGCTCGCTCGCATGGAGGAAGTGGGGTTCATCACTTCAGCGGAACGAGAAGCGGCGGTTCGGGACAAGCTGAATTTTCATCGACCGGGAAGCGAGCATCTCGCTCCGTATTTCGTCGAATATGTCCGGCAGCTGCTTGTGGCGAAGTATGGGGAGTCGATGGTGTACAAGGGGGGGCTCCAAATCTATACCACCTTGAATTTGGAGATGCAGCGAGCGGCTGAAGCGGCTTTCTTGAACGGCGTTCGCGAGCTTGATAAGCGGGAAGGGTGGCGAGGGCCAAAACGAACCGTGGATATTGCCACGTTCCAACCTTCGGACCTTGCCTCCGGAGAGCAATTGCTCAAGGCCGGCTATGTGGGTGAAGGGGTCGTCTTAAAAACTACCAAGGACCACTACCTCGTTCAGGTTGGGCCGTTCACCGGGAAATTAGCCTTTGACGATATGGCTTGGGCGAAGCGGATTCTCAAAGGGCCGGATCCGACGGTGGATTTTGTCGTCAATCCCAACGTGAAGCAGCTTTTGAAGCCCGGCGATGTCATCGAAATCGGGGTGAAGAAGCTGACGAAGGATGGGGTGCTTCTGTCGCTTGAGCAGACCCCTATCGTGGAAGGGGGACTGATTGCTATCGACCCTAAGTCGGGGACGATCCGCGCGATGGTTGGTGGCTATGATTTCTCTCGGAGCGAATACAATCGTGCGGTGCAGGCCCACCGGCAACCGGGATCAGCCTTCAAACCACTGATTTACGCCACTGCAATGAGTCAAGGTTTGAGTCCGGCTACCCAGATCCTCGATGCGCCGGTGGTCTATGAGCAGGAAGAAGAGGACAAGACCTGGAAGCCGGAGAACTATGGCCGAAAGTTTCACGGGATGGTGAGTCTCCGTGATGCCTTGGCTCAGTCGCACAATCTGGCGACCGTTCGGTTGTTGGATAAGGTCGGCGTGAAAAACGTCATTGAGTTTTCCCGTGCCGTCGGCATCACGAGCCTGCTTCCGGCTGATCTCTCGCTGGGGCTCGGGACGTCGTCTCTGAGCTTGGTAGAGTTGACGTCGGTGTATGGCGTGTTCTTGAATCAGGGGAGCCGAGTGGAACCCTTTGCGATCAGGACGGTCAAGGACAATACGGGCAAAACGCTGGAATCCACCGAACCTGAGTCACATGAAGTCATCTCGAAAGAAACGGCCTACCTGATCACGAATATGATGGAAGATGTTGTCCAGAAAGGGACCGGGCAGGCTGCGAAAACGCTGGGTCGTCCGATCGCGGGGAAAACAGGGACGACAAATGACTACATCAACGCGTGGTTTATAGGTGGCACTCCGAACTTGGTGACTGGTGTATACGTGGGATTCGACGACCGGCGGTCGCTCGGAGAGAGCGAAACCGGAGCTCGGTCGGCTCTGCCGATTTGGACGGCCTTTATGAGAGAAGCGCTTAAACAGCTTCCCATCGTCCCCTTTGAGATTCCAGACGGGGTTACCTTTGTCAAAGTCGACTCTTCGACGGGACTTCTGGAGGCCGACCAGGATGGCGACGGTCAATCGGGAACTGTGGAACTCTTCGCGAAAGGGAGTGAACCGACTCAGGCGGTCCAACGCCGCCTCGACCCAACCGATTTTTATAAGCTGGATCAGATTCCTGAAGGGCAACCGACCGGAGACACCGATCAATAG